A stretch of Coccidioides posadasii str. Silveira chromosome 2, complete sequence DNA encodes these proteins:
- a CDS encoding uncharacterized protein (EggNog:ENOG410QE9S~COG:Q~BUSCO:13216at33183) yields MAAKAIAVIAGVGPGTGASIARRFAKSYVVALLARNPDNYQPVVQEISSSGGRAVGISTDVSDGNSVKSAFAEIAKAFPNMPLAAAIYNVGGGLPRKPFLELSEDEFKAGFSSNGGISLFPGGHSAAFEGLGFRASAYTNFTGATASLRGSAGVAPFSTGKFALRALSQSLAREFGPQGIHVSHVVVDGIIDIERTKHIKLDAPDAKLSPDSIADTYWYLHTQSRTAFTQELDLRPYIEKW; encoded by the exons ATGGCAGCAAAAGCTATCGCTGTCATCGCTGGTGTGGGCCCGGGAACG GGCGCTTCTATTGCCCGTCGCTTTGCCAAGTCTTACGTGGTAGCCTTACTAGCCCGTAATCCGGACAATTATCAACCTGTTGTTCAGGAAATTTCTTCCAGTGGCGGACGCGCTGTTGGGATCAGCACCGATGTATCGGATGGAAACAGTGTTAAGAGTGCGTTTGCTGAAATAGCCAAGGCGTTTCCAAATATGCCGCTTGCCGCGGCGATCTATAATGTTGGCGGCGGACTGCCGAGAAAGCCCTTTTTAGAGCTTTCAGAAGACGAATTCAAGGCTGGATTTTCGAGCAATGG GGGCATTTCACTTTTCCCAGGAGGCCATTCCGCTGCTTTTGAAGGCCTTGGATTTAGAGCATCCGCCTACACTAATTTTACAG GAGCAACCGCAAGCTTGAGAGGTTCTGCGGGAGTTGCACCATTTTCAACCGGAAAGTTTGCACTCCGTGCGCTATCTCAGTCCCTGGCTCGCGAATTTGGGCCTCAGGGAATACACGTTAGCCATGTTGTTGTCGATGGAATTATAGATATTGAGCGTACAAAGCACATCAAGCTCGATGCACCGGACGCGAAGCTTAGCCCAGATTCG ATCGCGGATACATATTGGTATCTACACACACAGTCCCGAACAGCATTCACGCAAGAGCTTGACCTACGCCCGTACATTGAAAAGTGGTGA
- a CDS encoding uncharacterized protein (EggNog:ENOG410PFN7~COG:Q~TransMembrane:12 (i538-560o572-592i613-639o645-666i678-698o783-803i1219-1236o1248-1264i1285-1316o1322-1343i1355-1385o1482-1507i)), whose amino-acid sequence MDGASDKIGRPVGPPGTNAQPGQPAARVDTPSNTGENEHAPSLQDEKGFHPIRSETPREPQSSTGSGPGSSESEAALSYGRDTQHAKREEVDDGVETVSPSRQPLYEQTSRSTAPSSRDEEWANLQHILSNMFGRARQEVSEEEKSRHVGLVWKNLTVNGLGLGATLQPTNSDILLALPRLFGRLFTGKIRNRKPVRTILDDFTGCVKPGEMLLVLGQPGSGCSTFLKVLGNQRAGYEAVDGEVTYGGADAKTMAQKYRSEVLYNPEDDLHYATLTAKQTLNFAIRTRTPGKGSRKPGESRRQYRETFLTSVAKLFWIEHCLDTRVGNALVRGVSGGEKKRVSIAEALITKASTQCWDNSTRGLDASTALEYVQCLRSLTTMTHVSTSVAIYQASESLYKLFDKVILLTEGKCAYFGPTSDAKAYFENLGFECPPRWTTADFLTSVTEPHARRVKSGWENRIPRSAEQFKRAYDESAVRKATMESIAELEDEIEAKKDELEDIRRRTPKKNFTIPYYQQVIALSGRQFMIMIGDRESLLGKWGVILFLALIVGSLFYNLPKNSQGVFTRGGVMFYIILFNALLSMAELTSTFESRPILMKHKSFSFYRPSAYALAQVVVDVPLVFTQVFIFLIIVYFMADLARTASQFFIALLFVWLVTMVMYSFFRAIGALVTSLDAATRVTGVAIQALVVYTGYLIPPGEMRPWLKWLIWINPVQYTFESLMANEFYNLRIECVGPNLVPQGPNASPEFQSCTVQGSEPGQTFVDGSAYIFSNYGYTRDHLWRNFGIIIALLVLFIVLTMVGTEIQASSHSSAHSTAAVTVFMRGQVPRSVKHEMQNSKKGLDEEQGKQSVLSNGSESDAIEDKEVQAISRNAATLTWQGVNYTIPYKRTRKTLLQDVQGYVKPGRLTALMGASGAGKTTLLNVLAQRVDFGVVTGTFLIDGKPLPKSFQRATGFAEQADIHEPTSTVRESLRFSALLRRPPEVSIQEKYDYCERILDLLELQPIAGATIGHVGAGLNQEQRKRVTIAVELASKPDLLLFLDEPTSGLDSIAAFNIVRFLRKLADVGQAVLCTIHQPSSVLFEEFDDLLLLQSGGRVVFHGDLGADSRKLIEYFERNGARPCPPDANPAEYMLDVIGAGNPDYKGPDWADIWASSPEHETVTNEIKRIVHSSAQEGSPAGTAGQREFAMPKRTQILATAKRSFIAYWRTPNYTIGKFMLHIWTGLFNTFTFWHIRDSTIDMQSRLFSVFLSLVIAPPLIQQLQPRYLHFRGLYESREEKSKIYTWFALITSIILPELPYSVVAGTLFFCCWYFGTWFPRNSFAVGFTWMLLMVFEVFYVTFGQMIASISPNELFASLLVPAFFTFVVSFCGVVVPFQGIPYFWRSWMYWLTPFRYLLEGYLGVVTNKIPVRCTENEFARFRPPPGLTCEDYAGPFVEQQGGYVITDGSGMCALCQYANGNEFAASFNVFYKYKWRDYAIFWSYVVFNILAVYILSWLYLHGFPALRRKLNSRMMRETR is encoded by the exons ATGGATGGCGCATCTGATAAGATTGGCCGGCCCGTGGGCCCGCCTGGGACGAACGCGCAACCTGGGCAGCCAGCAGCACGCGTCGATACGCCGAGCAACACCGGTGAGAACGAACATGCACCGTCACTGCAAGACGAGAAGGGATTCCACCCGATCCGCTCCGAAACCCCTCGTGAACCTCAATCGTCAACGGGCTCGGGTCCAGGATCCTCTGAATCTGAAGCTGCGCTATCGTATGGACGGGATACGCAGCATGCGAAGCGGGAAGAGGTCGATGATGGGGTCGAGACCGTCTCTCCCAGTCGACAGCCATTGTATGAACAGACAAGCCGGAGCACTGCTCCATCATCTCGCGATGAAGAATGGGCCAATCTACAGCATATCCTGTCCAACATGTTTGGACGTGCGCGGCAGGAAGTCtcagaggaggagaagagcaGACACGTTGGATTGGTGTGGAAGAACTTGACCGTAAATGGCTTGGGCTTAGGGGCTACTCTGCAACCAACAAATTCGGATATTCTTCTTGCGCTCCCAAGATTATTCGGGAGGTTGTTTACGGGGAAAATCCGCAACAGGAAACCAGTTAGGACGATATTGGATGACTTTACG GGATGTGTGAAGCCCGGAGAGATGCTTCTGGTCCTGGGTCAGCCAGGATCCGGCTGTTCCACATTTTTGAAGGTCTTGGGCAATCAGCGCGCAGGTTACGAGGCCGTTGACGGTGAGGTCACATATGGTGGAGCAGATGCAAAGACAATGGCTCAAAAGTATAGATCCGAGG TCTTGTATAACCCCGAAGATGACCTGCATTATGCGACACTTACGGCCAAACAAACGCTGAACTTTGCGATCAGAACTCGCACACCGGGAAAAGGGTCGCGAAAGCCTGGGGAATCCCGTCGTCAATATAGAGAGACATTCCTGACCAGCGTGGCAAAATTATTTTGGATTGAACATTGTCTAGATACGAGGGTTGGAAACGCCTTGGTCCGTGGCGTCTCCGGAGGTGAGAAGAAGCGAGTATCAATAGCTGAGGCGCTCATCACGAAAGCTAGTACTCAATGCTGGGACAATTCAACTCGAGGACTAGATGCAAGTACTGCTTTGGAATATGTCCAATGTCTCAGGAGTCTCACAACAATGACCCATGTCTCGACGTCGGTGGCGATATATCAAGCTTCAGAATCGTTGTATAAGCTCTTTGATAAAGTAATCCTGCTTACTGAAGGAAAATGCGCCTATTTTGGACCAACGAGCGATGCGAAGGCATACTTTGAGAACCTAGGCTTTGAGTGTCCACCCAGATGGACAACTGCCGATTTTCTAACTTCAGTCACCGAACCACATGCTCGAAGAGTTAAAAGCGGCTGGGAAAATCGTATTCCACGGTCAGCTGAACAGTTTAAACGCGCATATGATGAGAGTGCTGTACGGAAGGCTACGATGGAATCGATCGCAGAGTTGGAGGATGAAATCGAGGCCAAAAAAGACGAACTAGAAGATATCCGACGGAGAACGCCAAAGAAGAATTTTAccattccttactaccaaCAGGTCATTGCGCTCAGCGGACGACAGTTCATGATAATGATTGGTGATAGAGAATCGCTGCTCGGCAAATGGGGCGTGATTCTGTTTCTTGCTTTAATAGTTGGCAGTCTATTTTATAACCTCCCCAAAAATAG TCAAGGGGTTTTCACCCGAGGAGGGGTTATGTTCTACATAATCCTATTCAATGCTTTGCTTTCTATGGCGGAATTGACCTCGACATTCGAAAGTCGGCCAATATTGATGAAGCATAAGAGCTT CTCATTCTACCGGCCCTCGGCTTACGCTCTCGCCCAAGTAGTTGTCGATGTTCCCCTGGTGTTCACTCAAGTTTTCATCTTCCTGATAATTGTGTACTT TATGGCAGACCTAGCTCGCACAGCATCTCAATTTTTCATCGCTTTGCTCTTTGTGTGGCTGGTCACCATGGTCATGTATTCTTTTTTCCGTGCAATTGGAGCCTTAGTCACGTCCCTTGATGCTG CTACACGCGTCACAGGAGTTGCAATACAAGCATTAGTTGTCTACACCG GATATCTCATTCCTCCTGGAGAAATGAGACCCTGGTTGAAATGGCTAATTTGGATCAATCCTGTTCAGTACACTTTTGAATCATTAATGGCCAACGAATTCTATAATTTGAGAATCGAATGTGTTGGCCCTAATTTGGTTCCCCAAGGACCGAATGCGTCCCCCGAATTTCAAAGCTGTACTGTCCAAGGCAGCGAGCCTGGTCAGACATTCGTGGACGGTTCGGCCTACATATTTTCTAATTATGGCTACACTCGGGATCACCTATGGCGGAATTTCGGCATTATTATAGCTTTGCTTGTGCTTTTCATTGTCCTGACTATGGTTGGCACCGAAATCCAAGCTAGTTCACACAGTTCAGCTCATAGCACTGCTGCAGTCACCGTCTTCATGCGAGGACAGGTACCCCGATCTGTGAAACATGAAATGCAAAATTCGAAAAAGGGGCTGGACGAGGAACAAGGAAAACAAAGTGTGCTATCTAATGGATCTGAATCTGACGCTATAGAAGACAAGGAGGTTCAAGCTATCTCAAGAAATGCCGCAACTCTTACATGGCAAGGCGTCAACTATACAATCCCCTACAAAAGGACTAGAAAAACGCTTTTGCAGGACGTCCAAGGCTATGTAAAACCTGGTCGTTTGACTGCTTTGATGGGGGCGTCAGGAGCCGG AAAAACTACACTTCTCAATGTTCTGGCTCAGCGAGTCGATTTCGGCGTTGTGACTGGGACCTTTCTTATAGACGGAAA GCCTCTTCCAAAGAGTTTTCAGCGTGCAACTGGCTTCGCAGAACAGGCAGATATCCATGAGCCGACAAGCACGGTCCGAGAGTCCCTGCGATTTTCGGCGCTCCTCCGTAGGCCGCCGGAAGTTTCAATTCAAGAGAAGTACGACTATTGTGAGCGGATTCTTGACCTGCTAGAACTGCAGCCTATTGCCGGTGCTACAATCGGCCATGTGGGTGCAGGTCTTAACCAGGAACAACGGAAGCGTGTGACTATCGCTGTGGAGTTGGCAAGCAAGCCAGATCTTCTCTTATTCCTGGATGAACCGACATCCGGCTTGGATTCCATTGCCGCTTTTAATATTGTTCGCTTCTTACGAAAGTTAGCAGACGTAGGCCAGGCTGTCCTATGTACCATCCACCAACCGTCCTCAGTCTTGTTTGAAGAATTCGATGACCTGTTGTTGCTTCAGTCAGGCGGGAGAGTGGTGTTTCATGGCGATTTGGGAGCAGATTCGAGAAAACTAATTGAATATTTTGAGCGCAACGGTGCCAGGCCTTGCCCACCAGATGCAAACCCAGCAGAG TATATGCTTGATGTTATCGGTGCTGGTAACCCCGATTATAAGGGTCCAGATTGGGCTGATATATGGGCAAGTTCTCCCGAGCATGAAACTGTGACAAATGAGATTAAACGTATTGTCCATTCTTCTGCTCAGGAGGGCAGCCCAGCCGGCACAGCTGGCCAAAGGGAATTTGCGATGCCAAAACGGACTCAGATCCTTGCAACTGCGAAGCGTTCGTTTATCGCATATTGGCGTACTCCCAACTATACAATT GGCAAATTCATGCTTCACATATGGACTGGTCTTTTCAACACGTTCACGTTCTGGCATATCCGAGATTCGACCATTGATATGCAATCCCGACTTTTCTCAGTGTTCTTGTCCCTCGTCATCGCACCCCCTTTGATCCAACAACTCCAGCCACGTTATCTTCACTTTCGAGGTTTATATGAGTCTCGAGAGGAGAAGTCCAAAATATATACTTGGTTTGCACTGATCACCAGCATCATTTTACCGGAGCTTCCCTACTCAGTGGTGGCTGGGACATTGTTTTTCTGCTGCTG GTATTTTGGAACATGGTTTCCTCGCAACTCCTTTGCAGTTGGCTTTACGTGGATGCTGCTCATGGTCTTCGAAGTGTTTTACGTTACTTTTGGGCAGATGATTGCGTCCATTTCGCCGAACGAATTATTCGCATCCCTCCTTGTTCCAGCTTTCTTCACATTCGTCGTCTCGTTCTGCGGGGTAGTTGTTCCGTTTCAAGGCATCCCTTATTTCTGGCGCTCGTGGATGTACTGGCTCACTCCTTTCCGCTACTTACTGGAAGGATATCTGGGTGTCGTCACCAATAAGATCCCAGTGCGATGCACCGAAAACGAATTTGCACGGTTCAGGCCCCCACCAGGGTTAACATGCGAAGATTATGCGGGTCCTTTTGTTGAGCAACAGGGTGGATATGTGATTACAGATGGAAGCGGGATGTGCGCACTTTGTCAGTATGCGAATGGAAATGAGTTTGCAGCGAGTTTCAACGTGTTTTATAAGTACAAGTGGAGGGATTAT GCGATATTCTGGTCTTATGTTGTTTTCAACATTCTTGCCGTCTATATCCTCTCCTGGTTATATCTACATGGATTTCCAGCGCTGAGGAGGAAGTTGAATTCGCGAATGATGAGAGAGACAAGGTGA
- a CDS encoding uncharacterized protein (EggNog:ENOG410PFT2~COG:G~TransMembrane:12 (i49-67o87-106i118-135o141-166i178-198o210-232i279-299o319-339i346-365o371-394i406-426o438-459i)~BUSCO:6000at33183): MTDSLADKGLKADQKVQQGYSPQDAATAGDSAFRLDPEKEKALIRKIDLHIVPFLVVLYLFSFLDRVNIGNARLYGLEEDLGLHGDQFQIAVSILFVPYCLLEVPSNLVLRKLTASRYIAFITGAWGIIATLTGITQNFAGLIVCRIFLGIIEAGLFPGLVAYMTLFYGKREIALRVGYLFSAAALAGACGGLLAYAIGHMDGIAGQRGWRWIMIIEGLPSVLLGVLTWFGLADDPDTAYYLNDKEKALMKARRSREIGQTNSAQQFHMKDAKEGARDWTVLLFCLGQFGVDAVLYGYSTFLPTIIRGINEWSAPQVQALTIPCYAVGAITYLVVAWFSDRTQKRGIFTVIFCGVAIIGYGVLISDASAGVHYFGCFLVAVGLYVCVGLPLAWLPTNLPRFGKRAFASGLQLTLGNVAGIVTPFLYPTRHSPRYVMGHAVTLSLTAFSACIYAFMWYWYKRANKLREQGKEDGKIEGMTEEEIQEMGDRNPRFRFTT, from the exons ATGACGGATTCACTCGCCGACAAAGGCTTGAAGGCGGACCAAAAGGTTCAGCAGGGATATTCACCCCAAGACGCGGCGACCGCTGGAGATTCGGCGTTTCGTTTGGATCCCGAGAAGGAAAAGGCTTTGATTCGGAAAATTGATTTGCACATTGTGCCGTTTCTCGTCGTTTTATACCTGTTCAGCTTCTTAGATCGAG TGAACATCGGAAATGCGCGACTCTATGGGTTGGAGGAGGACTTGGGCCTCCATGGAGATCAATTTCAGATTGCGGTGTCTATTCTGTTCGTGCCTTACTGT CTCCTCGAAGTCCCGTCAAATTTGGTCCTCAGGAAGCTTACAGCATCTCGATATATCGCGTTTATCACGGGGGCTTGGGGAATTATAGCCACGTTGACCGGCATCACGCAGAATTTTGCCGGCCTTATAGTATGCCGCATTTTCCTTGGAATTATCGAGGCAGGTCTATTTCCTGGCTTGGTCGCGTACATGACCTTATTCTACGGAAAACGGGAGATCGCGCTTAGAGTAGGGTATTTGTTTAGCGCTGCGGCGCTTGCTGGTGCATGCGGCGGATTACTGGCCTATGCTATTGGCCACATGGACGGAATTGCGGGCCAGAGAGGCTGGAGATGGATTATGATAATAGAAGGGCTACCGTCCGTTCTGCTGGGTGTTTTAACTTGGTTTGGTCTAGCAGACGATCCGGATACGGCGTATTACCTCAACGACAAAGAGAAGGCTCTCATGAAGGCACGCCGGAGTCGTGAGATCGGACAAACCAACTCCGCACAGCAATTTCATATGAAGGACGCGAAAGAGGGCGCCAGAGATTGGACGGTTCTACTTTTTTGCTTGGGACAATTTGGTGTCGATGCTGTTTTATACGGATACAGCACATTCTTGCCCACTATCATTCGCGGTATCAATGAATGGTCGGCGCCGCAAGTCCAGGCTCTAACCATTCCCTGCTATGCTGTTGGGGCCATCACCTACTTGGTTGTCGCCTGGTTCAGCGACAGAACACAAAAGCGCGGAATATTTACTGTAATTTTCTGCGGGGTCGCAATTATTGGCTATGGTGTATTGATTTCAGATGCTAGCGCAGGAGTGCATTACTTTGGATGTTTCTTGGTGGCCGTGGGCCTCTACGTCTGTGTCGGCTTGCCACTTGCTTGGCTGCCGACAAATCTGCCGCGATTTGGTAAACGAGCATTCGCCAGCGGTCTTCAACTTACGCTTGGAAACGTTGCTGGAATCGTCACACCGTTCCTATATCCGACTCGCCACTCCCCAAGATATGTGATGGGACACGCAGTCACACTCTCCCTTACCGCGTTTTCTGCCTGCATATATGCTTTTATGTGGTATTGGTATAAGAGAGCCAATAAACTCAGAGAACAGGGCAAAGAGGATGGCAAGATCGAGGGGATGACCGAAGAGGAGATTCAGGAAATGGGCGATCGGAATCCTCGGTTCCGCTTCACGACTTAA
- a CDS encoding uncharacterized protein (EggNog:ENOG410PMUP~COG:I), with protein sequence MGHILRSGGQLISQVGRQATFSQKPSRHHLLSPLYTHTPFFSRISARSLTTKATEYLPSSNPDWTESQITVRESIAKICSDFPDDYWLKLDQSKAFPTDFQQALARDGWLGICLPTEFGGAALGISEAAVMMQTISESGAGMGGASSVHMNIFGLEPVVKFGSEEQKTRFLPPLIEGKERACFGVTEPNSGLDTLKLRSMATKDGDHYILKGSKVWISTAQNAEKILILVRTTPVDKVAKPSLGLSLFYTDLDRSQVEVTEIPKMGRAAVDTNTLFFEDWRVPAEDMIGEEDNGFKMIMHGMNAERILIAAEALGLGYAALRRAAVYASERQVFGRPIGKNQGIQHPLADSWMQLEAARLMVYQAASLYDAGHATGEYANAAKYLAAEAAFRACERAVMSHGGMGYAKEYHVERYLRESFIPRIAPVSREMIRNYIGERVLGLPKSY encoded by the exons ATGGGGCACATCCTACGGAGTGGAGGTCAACTG ATCTCCCAAGTCGGACGACAAGCCACGTTTTCTCAGAAGCCATCGAGACACCACCTTCTCTCGCCACTTTACACACACACTCCATTCTTTTCAAGGATCTCTGCGAGGTCTCTTACCACGAAAGCCACCGAGTATCTCCCTTCCTCCAATCCCGACTGGACCGAATCTCAGATCACCGTGCGTGAATCTATAGCCAAAATTTGCTCCGACTTCCCCGACGATTACTGGCTAAAGCTCGATCAATCCAAAGCTTTCCCAACCGATTTCCAGCAGGCTCTTGCCAGAGATGGCTGGTTGGGCATCTGTCTGCCTACAGAATTTGGCGGCGCGGCGCTGGGGATCTCCGAAGCTGCGGTGATGATGCAGACTATCTCAGAATCCGGAGCGGGCATGGGCGGCGCCAGTTCAGTGCATATGAATATCTTTGGACTTGAGCCGGTGGTAAAGTTTGGGAGTGAGGAGCAGAAAACGAGATTCTTACCACCGTTGATTGAAGGAAAGGAACGGGCTTGCTTTGGGGTCACTGAGCCGAATAGCGGCCTTGATACGCTCAAGTTGAGATCGATGGCGACGAAAGATGGCGATCATTATATCTTGAAGGGTTCAAAGGTTTGGATATCTACCGCGCAGAATGCGGAGAAGATTCTTATCCTTGTTAGAACCACGCCTGTGGATAAGGTTGCCAAACCTTCGCTGGGGCTTTCGCTGTTCTATACGGACCTGGATAGATCGCAGGTTGAAGTCACGGAAATTCCGAAGATGGGTCGTGCGGCCGTGGACACGAATACTCTTTTCTTTGAAGACTGGAGGGTCCCTGCAGAGGATATGATTGGTGAAGAGGACAATGGCTTTAAGATGATCATGCACGGTATGAATGCGGAGCGCATTCTGATTGCCGCCGAGGCGTTGGGCTTGGGATACGCTGCTCTTAGAAGAGCAGCGGTGTATGCGAGTGAGAGACAGGTGTTCGGTCGGCCCATTGGAAAGAACCAAGGCATTCAGCACCCTCTTGCGGACTCTTGGATGCAGCTTGAAGCTGCGAGATTGATGGTATATCAGGCTGCGAGTCTGTACGACGCCGGCCACGCGACTGGCGAGTATGCCAATGCCGCCAAGTATCTCGCTGCGGAAGCGGCGTTCCGGGCATGTGAGCGGGCTGTTATGTCCCACGGTGGAATGGGATATGCCAAAGAATACCATGTTGAGAGATATCTAAGAGAATCATTTATCCCACGCATTGCGCCGGTCAGCAGGGAGATGATTCGAAATTATATCGGCGAAAGGGTTTTGGGCCTCCCTAAATCATACTGA
- a CDS encoding uncharacterized protein (EggNog:ENOG410PJE3~COG:I), with protein sequence MPPHPLLRPLSFHAILHCRSAGPFTSFRCFPPSAFFSSSSRFSSSHSNARNRTLFQNTGALDGYKILDLTRVLAGPFCTQILADYGADVIKVEQPGKGDETRYWRIHGESEKWKEEGISCYFACVNRNKRAITLDLKSEKGREILLDLVKKVDVIVDNFVPGKMDQLGIGYDTLSKVNPSIIHASISGYGAGGPYSKRAGYDIIAAAEGGLLHVTGEAQGPPTKPGVGLTDLCTGLFMHGAIVSALHARNRTGKGQKVDGSLFETQLALMVNIASVWLNMGREAKRWGTAHPSIVPYEAFPTKDSYLVMGATNNRQFAILAERLGQPDLARDERFRTNDARIENRVELNKILHELFQTRTTDEWLTVFENSGMPYGPINSIEKAFSHAQAQARDMVHTLQMDSAADGEFKVTGFPVKFSESKPSVRINPPLLGQHTEEVLAELGITGKKVDELRRQGVV encoded by the exons ATGCCACCTCATCCTCTATTGAGACCGCTGTCCTTTCATGCAATTCTTCATTGTCGTTCCGCCGGACCCTTCACATCCTTTCGTTGTTTTCCGCCCTCAGCTTTCTTCTCCTCGTCATCTAGGTTCTCGAGTTCCCATAGCAATGCGAGAAATCGCACCTTATTTCAAAACACCGGGGCTCTAGATGGGTACAAGATCTTAGATCTCACAAGAGTTCTAGCA GGGCCTTTTTGCACCCAGATCCTCGCCGACTATGGCGCCGACGTGATAAAAGTTGAGCAACCGGGAAAAGGG GACGAAACGAGATACTGGCGGATTCATGGCGAGAGCGAAAAGTGGAAGGAAGAAGGTATATCGTGCTATTTTGCTTGCGTCAACAGGAACAAGCGCGCCATAACGCTGGATTTGAAAAGTGAGAAGGGAAGAGAGATTTTGTTGGATCTTGTGAAGAAGGTTGACGTGAT CGTTGACAATTTCGTCCCGGGGAAGATGGACCAGCTCGGAATCGGGTACGATACTCTTTCGAAAGTAAACCCATCCATCATCCACGCGAGCATTTCGG GCTACGGAGCTGGAGGACCATACTCCAAACGCGCAGGGTACGATATAATCGCCGCGGCTGAAGGAGGGCTCCTTCATGTGACGGGAGAAGCTCAAGGTCCTCCGACAAAGCCAGGTGTGGGACTTACAGATCTCTGCACCGGGCTTTTCATGCACGGTGCCATTGTATCCGCCTTGCATGCGCGAAACAGGACAGGAAAAGGCCAGAAGGTTGACGGCTCCCTATTTGAAACCCAGCTGGCCCTGATGGTCAACATAGCCTCAGTTTGGCTCAACATGGGCCGCGAAGCGAAGAGATGGGGAACGGCACATCCCAGCATTGTTCCATATGAGGCGTTTCCTACCAAAGATTCCTATCTTGTCATGGGTGCAACGAACAACCGGCAATTTGCCATATTAGCAGAGCGCCTGGGCCAGCCAGATCTCGCACGGGACGAAAGGTTCCGAACGAATGACGCCCGTATCGAGAATCGTGTAGAGCTGAATAAGATCCTACACGAGCTGTTTCAAACAAGGACCACTGATGAATGGTTAACAGTGTTCGAAAACAGTGGTATGCCATATGGGCCGATCAACTCGATAGAGAAAGCGTTTAGCCACGCGCAAGCGCAGGCCAGAGACATGGTACACACGCTGCAGATGGATTCTGCAGCAGACGGAGAGTTCAAGGTCACAG GGTTCCCGGTCAAGTTCAGTGAATCGAAGCCGTCGGTTCGAATCAATCCGCCCCTCCTCGGTCAGCATACAGAGGAGGTCCTTGCGGAACTTGGTATCACCGGAAAGAAGGTCGACGAACTTCGGCGGCAGGGTGTGGTTTAG
- a CDS encoding uncharacterized protein (EggNog:ENOG410PN3F~COG:S~TransMembrane:4 (i130-150o156-175i270-289o295-314i)), translating into MASPKLHPAESSRRSSSEHSQGMAAARRDDCGGTSTMVDAGHGADTAVQGTPNRDEHGRGWLAQRLEGEVTLKHADIIFLFCYFLSGLCDSSVFRAWGCFVSMQTGNTVFLGLGASDYAFRKTSKWLKSLVSICSFVIGSCVFSMSRWIGPQKRRTLVSTFAIQCALLIIAASLLQSGAISGKTGPQSSSGGSGSGIVTADDPQPDKAMFLELVPIALVAFQSSGQMAASRLLGFNEIPTTVLTSLYYDLASDPGLLLPLSQNVKRNRRLNAAIGVIAGAIFGGWLARATGGIETALWIAAASKFVIANSWLFWKGEQKIPSPV; encoded by the exons ATGGCATCGCCCAAGTTGCATCCCGCCGAGTCATCGCGCAGATCAAGCAGCGAACACAGCCAAGGCATGGCTGCTGCACGTCGCGATGACTGTGGGGGAACTTCAACCATGGTTGATGCCGGGCATGGCGCAGATACGGCTGTGCAGGGCACACCGAACCGCGATGAACATGGACGCGGCTGGCTTGCGCAGCGACTAGAGGGTGAAGTTACCCTCAAGCATGCAGACATCATATTCCTTTTCTGCTACTTCCTGTCCGGACTGTGCGACAGCTCTGTTTTCAGGGCCTGGGGATGTTTTGTTAGCATGCAGACCG GCAACACCGTTTTCCTGGGCCTCGGAGCCTCAGACTACGCGTTCCGAAAAACCTCCAAGTGGCTCAAGTCCCTGGTTTCCATCTGCTCGTTCGTGATCGGCAGCTGCGTCTTCTCCATGAGTAGATGGATCGGTCCGCAGAAGCGGCGCACCCTCGTCAGCACATTCGCGATCCAGTGCGCCCTCCTCATCATCGCTGCATCCCTGCTCCAGTCTGGCGCGATTTCGGGGAAGACGGGACCCCAATCCAGCAGCGGCGGCAGCGGCAGCGGGATCGTCACCGCAGATGATCCCCAGCCGGACAAGGCCATGTTTCTCGAACTCGTCCCCATTGCGCTCGTTGCCTTCCAGTCCTCCGGGCAGATGGCGGCCAGCCGCCTTCTCGGATTCAACGAGATCCCCACGACCGTCCTGACCAGTCTGTACTACGACCTCGCGTCCGATCCGGGGCTGCTACTGCCCCTATCGCAGAACGTAAAACGAAACAGACGGCTCAACGCCGCGATTGGCGTTATTGCCGGCGCAATCTTTGGCGGGTGGCTGGCGCGCGCGACTGGGGGCATCGAGACGGCGTTGTGGATTGCGGCGGCTAGCAAGTTCGTGATAGCGAATAGCTGGTTGTTCTGGAAGGGAGAGCAGAAGATCCCGTCGCCAGTTTGA